A single genomic interval of Bradyrhizobium japonicum USDA 6 harbors:
- the tnpA gene encoding IS66-like element accessory protein TnpA, translated as MTDHMPMPKVSRLEVVSTGARRRWTLEEKQRIVTESYGGPRLVSVTARRNGLSTSQLFTWRRLAREGKLSGDAAPVLVPVEMTPAAAPISSGAPQPVSSPPAQRARAGIIEIELGGGCRVRVDRDVDAEALQRVLELLRRR; from the coding sequence ATGACTGACCATATGCCTATGCCGAAGGTTTCCCGACTTGAAGTCGTCTCGACAGGCGCTCGACGTCGTTGGACATTGGAAGAAAAGCAGCGAATCGTCACCGAGAGCTATGGCGGGCCACGTCTGGTGTCGGTCACGGCACGACGTAACGGGCTGTCGACAAGCCAATTGTTCACGTGGCGCCGGTTGGCGCGGGAAGGCAAGTTGAGCGGGGATGCCGCGCCGGTGCTTGTTCCGGTTGAGATGACGCCTGCGGCGGCTCCGATCTCGAGTGGCGCGCCACAACCGGTGTCTTCACCGCCTGCGCAACGTGCACGGGCCGGCATTATCGAGATCGAGCTTGGGGGCGGCTGTCGCGTGCGCGTTGACCGGGACGTGGACGCGGAGGCGCTGCAGCGGGTTCTTGAGCTTCTGAGACGGCGATGA
- the tnpB gene encoding IS66 family insertion sequence element accessory protein TnpB (TnpB, as the term is used for proteins encoded by IS66 family insertion elements, is considered an accessory protein, since TnpC, encoded by a neighboring gene, is a DDE family transposase.), with protein sequence MIPIPSGVRVWIATGHTDMRRGMQSLALAVQESLKRDPHAGDLYIFRGRRGDLVKILWHDGLGMSLYAKRLDRGKFIWPSASDGAVSISAAQMGPETKGPKRENPKHLEFFRRTLGCR encoded by the coding sequence ATGATCCCGATCCCGAGCGGCGTCAGGGTCTGGATCGCCACCGGCCACACCGACATGCGCCGCGGGATGCAAAGCCTGGCGCTTGCGGTCCAGGAGAGCCTGAAGCGCGATCCTCATGCTGGCGATCTCTACATCTTCCGGGGTCGCCGCGGCGATCTGGTCAAGATCCTCTGGCATGACGGGCTGGGCATGTCGCTCTACGCCAAGCGCCTGGATCGCGGCAAGTTCATATGGCCTTCGGCGTCGGACGGCGCAGTATCGATCTCGGCGGCGCAGATGGGTCCAGAAACTAAAGGTCCCAAACGTGAAAATCCTAAACATCTCGAATTTTTCAGAAGGACTCTTGGCTGTCGATAG